The genome window GCGCTATCTTCTACCTGCTGGCCTGGACTTTCTTCATCTGGATGCTGGTGCTGGGCTCGCGCCGCCAGGACGAAGACGGCGACCTCGCGCATACGCGCCGCAACACCCGCTTCGCCACCGCCTTCCTGATCGTCTTCGGCGTCACGTTCTGGCTGGCAAGCTACGACTGGCTGATGTCGCTGGAGCCCGACTGGGCCAGCACGCTCTACGGCATGTACAACTTCGCCGGCATGTTCCTCGCCGGGCTGGCGGTACTGGCGCTGCTCGTCATCCATCTGCAGCAGAGGCGCCCGCTGGCCGACGCGCTGGCGCCCCACCACCTGCATGACCTGGGTAAGCTCGTCTTTGCCATCAGCACCTTCTGGATGTACCTGTGGTTCAGTCAGTACATGCTGATCTGGTACGCCAACATCCCGGAAGAGACCATCTACTTCGTGCGCCGCTGGCAGGGATTCTGGGGGCCGCTGTTCCTGCTCAACGTCGCGCTCAACTGGGTGGTGCCGTTCCTGGTGCTGCTGCCGCGGACGCACAAGCAGAAACCCGGCGTGCTGGGAAAGGTCTGCTGGGTGGTGCTCGCGGGGCGCTTCCTCGACCTCTGGCTGATGGTCGCGCCGCCATCCCAGCCCGGGCGCCCGCAGGTCGGTCTGCTCGAGGCCGGGCTGGCGCTGCTCACCGCCGGCGTCTTCGGGCTGAGTTTCTTCGCCGTGTTCCGCCGCGCGCCCGCGCTGCCCGTGCGCGATCCGCGACTGGCCGAGAGCCTGCATCCTCACGGTTAAGGAGTCATCAATGAGTCTTTCGTCGTTGCGCTCGCGTCCCGGACTGCAGCTTGGGCTCGCGACCGGAGCCTTCGCCGTCTGCTTCGCCGTGTTCGGCTCGGTCTCGGCGATGATGCCCATCGTCCGCAAGCAGCTCGGGCTCACGCCGGTGCAGGTGAGCATCGCGCTCGCCGTGCCGATCCTGCTCGGCAGCCTGGGACGGATCCCGCTCGGCATGCTGACCGACCGCTTCGGCGGGCGCCGCGTCTTTGCCTGGGTGATGGCTTTCTCCATCGTGCCCTCGCTGTTCATGGGTTCCGTGAGCACGTTCGGGCAGCTCGTGTTCTGCGGCTTCTTCATCGGCGTGGCGCTGGCGAGCTTCTCGGTCGGCGTCGGCTTCTCCAGCCGGTGGTATCCACCGGCACAGCAGGGAACAGCGCTCGGCGTCTACGGCGCCGGCAACATCGGGCAGTCGCTCGCCGCCTTCGGGTCGCCGTTGCTCGTCGCCGCGGTCGGCTACGCCTGGGGATTCCGCACGTTCGGCATCGCGCTGGCGGCCTGGTTGCTGCTGTGGCTCTTGCTTGCTCAGGACGCGCCTGTCGAAGTGGCGCCTAAGCCGCTCCGCGAAGTGTTCGCGCCGCTGGCGGAGAGGCGCAGCTGGGAGCTCAGCATCTACTACTTCCTCACCTTCGGCGGCTTCGTCGCTATGGGCGTGTACCTCCCCATCTTCCTCACCGAGATATTCAAGCTCTCGCCCAAGGACGCCGGTTTTCGCACCGCCGGCTTCATCGTGCTGGCGACCGCGATGCGGCCGCTGGGCGGCTGGCTCGCGGATCGCGTCGGCGGCAAG of Terriglobales bacterium contains these proteins:
- a CDS encoding MFS transporter; the encoded protein is MSLSSLRSRPGLQLGLATGAFAVCFAVFGSVSAMMPIVRKQLGLTPVQVSIALAVPILLGSLGRIPLGMLTDRFGGRRVFAWVMAFSIVPSLFMGSVSTFGQLVFCGFFIGVALASFSVGVGFSSRWYPPAQQGTALGVYGAGNIGQSLAAFGSPLLVAAVGYAWGFRTFGIALAAWLLLWLLLAQDAPVEVAPKPLREVFAPLAERRSWELSIYYFLTFGGFVAMGVYLPIFLTEIFKLSPKDAGFRTAGFIVLATAMRPLGGWLADRVGGKYILTFVFPGVAVAAACLTFQHMVPFTIGALGMAALIGLGNGAVFKLVPEFFPKSVGAVTGLVGAAGGLGGFFPPLVLGAIRQGTGQYTLGFVFLGVFALATFLLIRPKVFALCIVPPEPGTRDQLCAQARFCMHAESCLKPELRTKAGVHGA